AAAACTGATACCGCGCAGTTGCATGACCCAGGCAATCGGGTCGCCAGCGGCACCGCAGCCAAAGCAGTGCCACAGGTTCTTGGCAGGCGTGACCACCAGCGAGGCAGTGGCATCGTCATGGAACGGGCATAGGCCGATCTTGTCTTTGCCGGACTTCTTGAGCGTGATGCCTGCGGACTCGACCAGACGTTCTACCGAGACCTCATTTTTTAGCCGCTCTATCTCTGTTTCTGGAATGCGTGCCATAAATCGCCTTTGTGCTAAAAACCTGTCAAGGGGGTAAAAATAAAAATAACCAACATTGATAATTACTCTAATATGGAGTAATGTCAACTCTATTTTAAAAAACAGGGGGTATGCTATGAAGCCTAAACAGCTTGATTGGGTCGAATGTATGGCTTTGGGTGATAAAGAATTTTTTGTGGCACTGGGTAAGCGTGTCGCGCAATTGCGCAAGGAACGCGACCTAACACAGCAGGAATTAGCGACATTATTGGGTGTTGCACAACAAACACTCGCCCATTACGAAGGGGCTCGTTTGCGCATACCGGCATCGATGCTGCCGACACTGGCCACCATCTTTAAAATACCCGTGGACGGCTTGCTTAACCGCAATGAAGCCACACCAGGCAGCGGCAAGCGCGGCCCGGCACCGAAATGGCAGCAGCAAATTGAAGCCATTGCGCAACTGCCAAAAGCGCAACAGCGCTTTGTCTCGCAAATGCTAGATACCGTACTAGCCCAGGCGACACGCTGATGATGCAAAAGACGACTTATGAATTTGATTGGGATGACAGCAAGGCAGCATCCAATCTACGCAAACATGCAGTACGCTTTGAAGAGGCGATGGCGGTATTTAACGATCCTCTGAACATGACGCGCTTTGATGATGAGCACAGCGAGTCCGAGGA
This genomic window from Undibacterium sp. 5I1 contains:
- a CDS encoding helix-turn-helix transcriptional regulator, with protein sequence MKPKQLDWVECMALGDKEFFVALGKRVAQLRKERDLTQQELATLLGVAQQTLAHYEGARLRIPASMLPTLATIFKIPVDGLLNRNEATPGSGKRGPAPKWQQQIEAIAQLPKAQQRFVSQMLDTVLAQATR
- a CDS encoding BrnT family toxin; the encoded protein is MMQKTTYEFDWDDSKAASNLRKHAVRFEEAMAVFNDPLNMTRFDDEHSESEERWVTLGQANGGTLLLVVHTYSPIDEQHVLVRLISARRPTKREAQQYYEA